A region from the Lonchura striata isolate bLonStr1 chromosome 16, bLonStr1.mat, whole genome shotgun sequence genome encodes:
- the NPRL3 gene encoding GATOR1 complex protein NPRL3 isoform X1 gives MGESTSPISVILVSSGSRGNKLLFRFPFQRGAEHPAAQDNKPRSRYAVNGSGDTTEDQDGDSRFSDVILATILATKSDMCGKKFELKIDNVRFVGHPTLLQHALGQVSKTDPSPKREMPTMILFNVVFALRANADPSVISCLHNLSRRIAIVLQHEERRCQYLTREAKLILAIQDEVSAMSETTEGPQSPFHHILPKCKLARDLKETYDSLCTTGVVRLHINNWLEVSFCLPHKIHYVATNFIPPEAIERSLKSIRPYHALLLLNDEKSLLNELPLDCSPALVRVIKTTSAVKNLQQLAQDADLALLQVFQLAAHLVYWGKAIIIYPLCENNVYMLSPNASVCLYSPLADAFSCQFRGHNLPSMLAKFSLPVSLSEFKNPLAPPVQETQLIQMVIWMLQHRLLIQLHTYVCLMVPPKEEELRAPDEDMPFTARVGGRSLSTPNALSFGSPTSSDDMTLTSPSMDNSSAELIPGGDSPLNKRMTENLLASLLEHEREAILNVPAAQNPEDLRMFARLLHYFRGRHHLEEIMYNENMRRSQLLMLFDKFRSVLVVTSHEDPVISVFQSLLK, from the exons ATGGGCGAGAGCACCAGCCCCATCAGCGTGATCCTGGTGAGCTCGGGCAGCCGCGGCAACAAGCTGCTGTTCCGCTTCCCGTTCCAGCGCGGCGCCGAGCACCCCGCCGCACAGGACA ACAAACCAAGGAGTCGATATGCTGTGAATGGCTCTGGTGACACCACAGAAGATCAAGATGGGGACTCCAG GTTTTCAGATGTCATCCTGGCAACGATTTTGGCTACCAAGTCAGATATGTGTGGCAAAAAGTTTGAATTGAAGATTGATAATGTTCGCTTTGTTGGGCATCCCACCTTGCTCCAGCATGCCCTCGGGCAG gtaTCCAAAACTGACCCCTCACCAAAGAGAGAGATGCCCACCATGATTCTGTTCAACGTGGTGTTTGCACTAAGG GCCAACGCGGACCCGTCGGTGATCAGCTGCCTGCACAACCTGTCCCGCAGGATCGCCATCGTCCTGCAGCACGAGGAGCGCCGCTGCCAGTACCTCACCCGCGAGGCCAAGCTCATCCTGGCCATCCAGGACGAGGTGTCTGCCATGTCAGAGA CCACAGAAGGGCCCCAGTCACCTTTTCATCACATCCTACCCAAGTGCAAACTGGCCAGAGATCTCAAAGAGACATATGACAG TCTCTGCACGACAGGGGTGGTTCGTTTGCACATCAACAACTGGCTGGAAGTGAGTTTCTGCCTTCCTCACAAAATCCACTATGTTGCCACCAACTTCATACCCCCAGAAGCAATCGAGAGAAGTCTGAAGTCTATCAG GCCTTACCATGCCTTATTACTTTTAAATGATGAGAAGTCATTGCTTAATGAGCTCCCGTTGGACTGCTCTCCTGCCCTGGTGAGAGTAATTAAAACTACCTCTGCTGTGAAGAATTTGCAGCAACTGGCTCAAGATGCTGACTTGGCATTGCTGCAG GTTTTCCAGCTTGCAGCACATCTTGTTTACTGGGGCAAAGCAATTATTATTTATCCTCTTTGTGAAAACAATGTCTACATGCTTTCTCCAAATGCCAGTGTCTGCCT GTACTCTCCCCTGGCAGATGCCTTCTCCTGTCAGTTCCGGGGTCACAACCTGCCCTCCATGCTGGCCAAGTTCTCCCTCCCGGTGTCCCTCTCCGAGTTCAAGAACCCTCTGGCACCACCTGTGCAGGAG ACCCAGCTGATCCAGATGGTGATCTGGATGCTGCAGCACCGGCTCCTGATCCAGCTCCACACCTACGTGTGCCTGATGGTGCCCCCGAAGGAGGAGGAGCTGCGAGCCCCGGACGAGGACATGCCCTTCACTGCCAGGGTTGGGGGACGAAGTCTGAGCACCCCCAACGCTCTCAGCTTTGGCTCTCCAA CCAGTAGTGATGACATGACTCTGACAAGCCCCAGCATGGATAATTCCAGTGCTGAGCTGATACCTGGTGGGGACTCACCCCTAAATAAGAGGATGACAGAGAATCTCCTGGCAAGCCTGTTGGAACACGAGCGGGAAGCCATCCTGAACGTCCCAGCTGCCCAGAATCCAGAGGATCTCCGCATGTTTGCAAG
- the NPRL3 gene encoding GATOR1 complex protein NPRL3 isoform X3 → MGESTSPISVILVSSGSRGNKLLFRFPFQRGAEHPAAQDNKPRSRYAVNGSGDTTEDQDGDSRDQCPLTDEQLVSGFSDVILATILATKSDMCGKKFELKIDNVRFVGHPTLLQHALGQVSKTDPSPKREMPTMILFNVVFALRANADPSVISCLHNLSRRIAIVLQHEERRCQYLTREAKLILAIQDEVSAMSETTEGPQSPFHHILPKCKLARDLKETYDSLCTTGVVRLHINNWLEVSFCLPHKIHYVATNFIPPEAIERSLKSIRPYHALLLLNDEKSLLNELPLDCSPALVRVIKTTSAVKNLQQLAQDADLALLQVFQLAAHLVYWGKAIIIYPLCENNVYMLSPNASVCLYSPLADAFSCQFRGHNLPSMLAKFSLPVSLSEFKNPLAPPVQETQLIQMVIWMLQHRLLIQLHTYVCLMVPPKEEELRAPDEDMPFTARVGGRSLSTPNALSFGSPTSSDDMTLTSPSMDNSSAELIPGGDSPLNKRMTENLLASLLEHEREAILNVPAAQNPEDLRMFARLLHYFRGRHHLEEIMYNENMRRSQLLMLFDKFRSVLVVTSHEDPVISVFQSLLK, encoded by the exons ATGGGCGAGAGCACCAGCCCCATCAGCGTGATCCTGGTGAGCTCGGGCAGCCGCGGCAACAAGCTGCTGTTCCGCTTCCCGTTCCAGCGCGGCGCCGAGCACCCCGCCGCACAGGACA ACAAACCAAGGAGTCGATATGCTGTGAATGGCTCTGGTGACACCACAGAAGATCAAGATGGGGACTCCAG AGACCAATGTCCTCTAACTGATGAGCAATTGGTTTCAGG GTTTTCAGATGTCATCCTGGCAACGATTTTGGCTACCAAGTCAGATATGTGTGGCAAAAAGTTTGAATTGAAGATTGATAATGTTCGCTTTGTTGGGCATCCCACCTTGCTCCAGCATGCCCTCGGGCAG gtaTCCAAAACTGACCCCTCACCAAAGAGAGAGATGCCCACCATGATTCTGTTCAACGTGGTGTTTGCACTAAGG GCCAACGCGGACCCGTCGGTGATCAGCTGCCTGCACAACCTGTCCCGCAGGATCGCCATCGTCCTGCAGCACGAGGAGCGCCGCTGCCAGTACCTCACCCGCGAGGCCAAGCTCATCCTGGCCATCCAGGACGAGGTGTCTGCCATGTCAGAGA CCACAGAAGGGCCCCAGTCACCTTTTCATCACATCCTACCCAAGTGCAAACTGGCCAGAGATCTCAAAGAGACATATGACAG TCTCTGCACGACAGGGGTGGTTCGTTTGCACATCAACAACTGGCTGGAAGTGAGTTTCTGCCTTCCTCACAAAATCCACTATGTTGCCACCAACTTCATACCCCCAGAAGCAATCGAGAGAAGTCTGAAGTCTATCAG GCCTTACCATGCCTTATTACTTTTAAATGATGAGAAGTCATTGCTTAATGAGCTCCCGTTGGACTGCTCTCCTGCCCTGGTGAGAGTAATTAAAACTACCTCTGCTGTGAAGAATTTGCAGCAACTGGCTCAAGATGCTGACTTGGCATTGCTGCAG GTTTTCCAGCTTGCAGCACATCTTGTTTACTGGGGCAAAGCAATTATTATTTATCCTCTTTGTGAAAACAATGTCTACATGCTTTCTCCAAATGCCAGTGTCTGCCT GTACTCTCCCCTGGCAGATGCCTTCTCCTGTCAGTTCCGGGGTCACAACCTGCCCTCCATGCTGGCCAAGTTCTCCCTCCCGGTGTCCCTCTCCGAGTTCAAGAACCCTCTGGCACCACCTGTGCAGGAG ACCCAGCTGATCCAGATGGTGATCTGGATGCTGCAGCACCGGCTCCTGATCCAGCTCCACACCTACGTGTGCCTGATGGTGCCCCCGAAGGAGGAGGAGCTGCGAGCCCCGGACGAGGACATGCCCTTCACTGCCAGGGTTGGGGGACGAAGTCTGAGCACCCCCAACGCTCTCAGCTTTGGCTCTCCAA CCAGTAGTGATGACATGACTCTGACAAGCCCCAGCATGGATAATTCCAGTGCTGAGCTGATACCTGGTGGGGACTCACCCCTAAATAAGAGGATGACAGAGAATCTCCTGGCAAGCCTGTTGGAACACGAGCGGGAAGCCATCCTGAACGTCCCAGCTGCCCAGAATCCAGAGGATCTCCGCATGTTTGCAAG